One segment of Strix aluco isolate bStrAlu1 chromosome 4, bStrAlu1.hap1, whole genome shotgun sequence DNA contains the following:
- the BTBD6 gene encoding BTB/POZ domain-containing protein 6 isoform X3, which yields MFYGDLAEVKSEIHIPDVEPAAFLILLKYMYSDEIDLEADTVLATLYAAKKYIVPALAKACVNFLETSLEAKNACVLLSQSRLFEEPELTQRCWEVIDAQAEMALKSEGFCEIDQQTLEIIVTREALNTKEVVVFEAVLNWAEAECKRQGLPVTPRNKRNVLGKALYLVRIPTMTLEEFANGAAQSDILTLEETHNIFLWYTAANKPKLEFPLTKRKGLVPQRCHRFQSSAYRSNQWRYRGRCDSIQFAVDKRIFIAGLGLYGSSCGKAEYSVKIELKRLGVVLAQNLTKFTSDGSSNTFSVWFEHPVQVEQDTFYNVSAILDGNELSYFGQEGMTEVQCGKVTFQFQCSSDSTNGTGVQGGQIPELIFYA from the exons ATGTTTTATGGCGATCTCGCAGAGGTCAAATCTGAAATCCATATACCAGATGTGGAACCTGCAGCCTTTCTAATCCTATTAAA ATACATGTATAGTGACGAAATAGACCTGGAAGCTGACACAGTTCTGGCTACATTGTATGCTGCCAAGAAGTACATCGTGCCGGCCCTAGCAAAGGCTTGCGTCAATTTTCTGGAGACCAGTTTAGAAGCGAAGAACGCTTGTGTCCTGCTGTCTCAGAGCAGGCTCTTCGAGGAGCCAGAGCTGACGCAGCGCTGCTGGGAAGTGATTGATGCTCAAGCAGAAATGGCACTGAAGTCAGAGGGCTTCTGTGAGATAGATCAACAAACACTAGAGATCATTGTAACCCGGGAGGCACTCAACACCAAGGAAGTAGTAGTTTTCGAGGCTGTTCTCAACTGGGCAGAGGCTGAATGCAAAAGGCAAGGGCTGCCGGTTACACCGCGCAACAAGAGGAACGTATTAGGAAAAGCTTTGTACTTGGTGCGGATTCCAACCATGACTTTGGAAGAGTTTGCCAACGGAGCTGCCCAGTCCGACATCCTCACCCTTGAGGAAACTCACAACATATTCCTATGGTACACGGCCGCAAATAAACCCAAACTAGAGTTTCcactgacaaaaagaaaaggacttGTACCTCAGCGATGCCATCGGTTTCAGTCATCCGCGTATCGCAGCAATCAGTGGAGGTACCGAGGGCGATGTGACAGTATTCAGTTTGCCGTAGACAAACGGATATTTATAGCAGGACTGGGATTGTATGGGTCAAGCTGTGGCAAAGCTGAATACAGCGTCAAAATCGAACTGAAGCGCTTGGGGGTTGTCCTTGCTCAAAATCTGACAAAGTTTACCTCTGACGGCTCCAGtaacactttctctgtgtggTTTGAACACCCTGTGCAGGTTGAGCAAGACACGTTTTACAATGTAAGTGCTATTCTGGACGGTAACGAACTCAGTTACTTTGGGCAAGAGGGAATGACTGAAGTGCAATGCGGGAAAGTGACATTCCAGTTCCAGTGCTCCTCGGACAGTACTAATGGAACCGGAGTGCAAGGAGGACAAATACCTGAGCTCATTTTCTATGCATGA
- the BTBD6 gene encoding BTB/POZ domain-containing protein 6 isoform X1: MPLPHGCLNGRIMKCLTFFLLLPETLKKSKKSVRSNGKVPGCYEIVPLSLKKKMAAELYPASTNTNIANSNAAAAATAANSKKNALQLQQSAQPPPRPQLQNLNNNNLESANWQSFHPTLRERNALMFNNELMADVHFIVGPPGAAKKVPAHKYVLAVGSSVFYAMFYGDLAEVKSEIHIPDVEPAAFLILLKYMYSDEIDLEADTVLATLYAAKKYIVPALAKACVNFLETSLEAKNACVLLSQSRLFEEPELTQRCWEVIDAQAEMALKSEGFCEIDQQTLEIIVTREALNTKEVVVFEAVLNWAEAECKRQGLPVTPRNKRNVLGKALYLVRIPTMTLEEFANGAAQSDILTLEETHNIFLWYTAANKPKLEFPLTKRKGLVPQRCHRFQSSAYRSNQWRYRGRCDSIQFAVDKRIFIAGLGLYGSSCGKAEYSVKIELKRLGVVLAQNLTKFTSDGSSNTFSVWFEHPVQVEQDTFYNVSAILDGNELSYFGQEGMTEVQCGKVTFQFQCSSDSTNGTGVQGGQIPELIFYA, translated from the exons ATGCCACTGCCCCATGGTTGCCTCAATGGCAGGATCATGAagtgtttgactttttttcttctgcttccagagACCTTAAAGAAGTCCAAAAAGAGTGTGAGGTCAAACGGCAAGGTGCCAGGATGCTATGAGATAGTGCCCCTGTCCCTGAAGAAGAAGATGGCTGCAGAACTTTACCCTGCCAGCACCAACACCAACATCGCAAACAgcaacgccgccgccgccgccaccgctgcCAACAGCAAGAAGAACgccctgcagctccagcagagcgcccagccgccgccgcggccccagCTCCAGAACCTCAACAACAACAACTTGGAGAGCGCCAACTGGCAGTCCTTCCACCCCACCCTGCGGGAGAG GAACGCGTTGATGTTCAATAACGAGCTCATGGCTGACGTTCACTTCATCGTGGGCCCGCCAGGGGCAGCCAAGAAAGTTCCTGCCCATAAG tatgttttggCAGTTGGTAGCTCTGTCTTCTATGCTATGTTTTATGGCGATCTCGCAGAGGTCAAATCTGAAATCCATATACCAGATGTGGAACCTGCAGCCTTTCTAATCCTATTAAA ATACATGTATAGTGACGAAATAGACCTGGAAGCTGACACAGTTCTGGCTACATTGTATGCTGCCAAGAAGTACATCGTGCCGGCCCTAGCAAAGGCTTGCGTCAATTTTCTGGAGACCAGTTTAGAAGCGAAGAACGCTTGTGTCCTGCTGTCTCAGAGCAGGCTCTTCGAGGAGCCAGAGCTGACGCAGCGCTGCTGGGAAGTGATTGATGCTCAAGCAGAAATGGCACTGAAGTCAGAGGGCTTCTGTGAGATAGATCAACAAACACTAGAGATCATTGTAACCCGGGAGGCACTCAACACCAAGGAAGTAGTAGTTTTCGAGGCTGTTCTCAACTGGGCAGAGGCTGAATGCAAAAGGCAAGGGCTGCCGGTTACACCGCGCAACAAGAGGAACGTATTAGGAAAAGCTTTGTACTTGGTGCGGATTCCAACCATGACTTTGGAAGAGTTTGCCAACGGAGCTGCCCAGTCCGACATCCTCACCCTTGAGGAAACTCACAACATATTCCTATGGTACACGGCCGCAAATAAACCCAAACTAGAGTTTCcactgacaaaaagaaaaggacttGTACCTCAGCGATGCCATCGGTTTCAGTCATCCGCGTATCGCAGCAATCAGTGGAGGTACCGAGGGCGATGTGACAGTATTCAGTTTGCCGTAGACAAACGGATATTTATAGCAGGACTGGGATTGTATGGGTCAAGCTGTGGCAAAGCTGAATACAGCGTCAAAATCGAACTGAAGCGCTTGGGGGTTGTCCTTGCTCAAAATCTGACAAAGTTTACCTCTGACGGCTCCAGtaacactttctctgtgtggTTTGAACACCCTGTGCAGGTTGAGCAAGACACGTTTTACAATGTAAGTGCTATTCTGGACGGTAACGAACTCAGTTACTTTGGGCAAGAGGGAATGACTGAAGTGCAATGCGGGAAAGTGACATTCCAGTTCCAGTGCTCCTCGGACAGTACTAATGGAACCGGAGTGCAAGGAGGACAAATACCTGAGCTCATTTTCTATGCATGA
- the BTBD6 gene encoding BTB/POZ domain-containing protein 6 isoform X2, whose product MAAELYPASTNTNIANSNAAAAATAANSKKNALQLQQSAQPPPRPQLQNLNNNNLESANWQSFHPTLRERNALMFNNELMADVHFIVGPPGAAKKVPAHKYVLAVGSSVFYAMFYGDLAEVKSEIHIPDVEPAAFLILLKYMYSDEIDLEADTVLATLYAAKKYIVPALAKACVNFLETSLEAKNACVLLSQSRLFEEPELTQRCWEVIDAQAEMALKSEGFCEIDQQTLEIIVTREALNTKEVVVFEAVLNWAEAECKRQGLPVTPRNKRNVLGKALYLVRIPTMTLEEFANGAAQSDILTLEETHNIFLWYTAANKPKLEFPLTKRKGLVPQRCHRFQSSAYRSNQWRYRGRCDSIQFAVDKRIFIAGLGLYGSSCGKAEYSVKIELKRLGVVLAQNLTKFTSDGSSNTFSVWFEHPVQVEQDTFYNVSAILDGNELSYFGQEGMTEVQCGKVTFQFQCSSDSTNGTGVQGGQIPELIFYA is encoded by the exons ATGGCTGCAGAACTTTACCCTGCCAGCACCAACACCAACATCGCAAACAgcaacgccgccgccgccgccaccgctgcCAACAGCAAGAAGAACgccctgcagctccagcagagcgcccagccgccgccgcggccccagCTCCAGAACCTCAACAACAACAACTTGGAGAGCGCCAACTGGCAGTCCTTCCACCCCACCCTGCGGGAGAG GAACGCGTTGATGTTCAATAACGAGCTCATGGCTGACGTTCACTTCATCGTGGGCCCGCCAGGGGCAGCCAAGAAAGTTCCTGCCCATAAG tatgttttggCAGTTGGTAGCTCTGTCTTCTATGCTATGTTTTATGGCGATCTCGCAGAGGTCAAATCTGAAATCCATATACCAGATGTGGAACCTGCAGCCTTTCTAATCCTATTAAA ATACATGTATAGTGACGAAATAGACCTGGAAGCTGACACAGTTCTGGCTACATTGTATGCTGCCAAGAAGTACATCGTGCCGGCCCTAGCAAAGGCTTGCGTCAATTTTCTGGAGACCAGTTTAGAAGCGAAGAACGCTTGTGTCCTGCTGTCTCAGAGCAGGCTCTTCGAGGAGCCAGAGCTGACGCAGCGCTGCTGGGAAGTGATTGATGCTCAAGCAGAAATGGCACTGAAGTCAGAGGGCTTCTGTGAGATAGATCAACAAACACTAGAGATCATTGTAACCCGGGAGGCACTCAACACCAAGGAAGTAGTAGTTTTCGAGGCTGTTCTCAACTGGGCAGAGGCTGAATGCAAAAGGCAAGGGCTGCCGGTTACACCGCGCAACAAGAGGAACGTATTAGGAAAAGCTTTGTACTTGGTGCGGATTCCAACCATGACTTTGGAAGAGTTTGCCAACGGAGCTGCCCAGTCCGACATCCTCACCCTTGAGGAAACTCACAACATATTCCTATGGTACACGGCCGCAAATAAACCCAAACTAGAGTTTCcactgacaaaaagaaaaggacttGTACCTCAGCGATGCCATCGGTTTCAGTCATCCGCGTATCGCAGCAATCAGTGGAGGTACCGAGGGCGATGTGACAGTATTCAGTTTGCCGTAGACAAACGGATATTTATAGCAGGACTGGGATTGTATGGGTCAAGCTGTGGCAAAGCTGAATACAGCGTCAAAATCGAACTGAAGCGCTTGGGGGTTGTCCTTGCTCAAAATCTGACAAAGTTTACCTCTGACGGCTCCAGtaacactttctctgtgtggTTTGAACACCCTGTGCAGGTTGAGCAAGACACGTTTTACAATGTAAGTGCTATTCTGGACGGTAACGAACTCAGTTACTTTGGGCAAGAGGGAATGACTGAAGTGCAATGCGGGAAAGTGACATTCCAGTTCCAGTGCTCCTCGGACAGTACTAATGGAACCGGAGTGCAAGGAGGACAAATACCTGAGCTCATTTTCTATGCATGA